Proteins encoded within one genomic window of Raineyella fluvialis:
- a CDS encoding GNAT family N-acetyltransferase, whose translation MAGAEQVKVEPLQPGGVARLPAVCADCPLPHREPPGAGQSWVAAAEQTWGFCGVRARIGETGVGHVLISPPLHAPLRGPYASAGVSPDAAVILQFWVDPDHRGRGVGRLMLEELAALLVRRHVAGLEIRASRSGATCVAPPLEWLEDHGFRVLREDAVSARLRMDLKATRSWLPSWSGLLDAVRGLVGRPAPAGPEPARRPASGPEPAHRSHPRRLSP comes from the coding sequence ATGGCCGGCGCGGAGCAGGTGAAGGTCGAGCCGTTGCAGCCCGGTGGGGTGGCCCGGCTGCCAGCGGTCTGTGCCGATTGCCCGCTGCCGCATCGGGAACCGCCCGGCGCGGGCCAGTCCTGGGTGGCCGCCGCCGAGCAGACCTGGGGCTTCTGCGGGGTGCGGGCACGGATCGGTGAGACCGGCGTCGGTCACGTGCTCATCTCCCCACCGCTGCATGCCCCCCTCCGCGGTCCGTACGCCTCGGCCGGGGTCAGCCCCGACGCCGCGGTGATCCTGCAGTTCTGGGTGGACCCCGATCATCGGGGGCGCGGCGTGGGCCGGCTGATGCTGGAGGAGTTGGCCGCCTTGCTCGTCCGTCGCCACGTCGCGGGCCTGGAGATCCGGGCCTCCCGCAGCGGCGCGACGTGTGTGGCGCCACCGCTGGAGTGGCTCGAGGACCACGGCTTCCGGGTGCTGCGGGAGGACGCCGTCTCGGCCCGACTGCGGATGGACCTGAAGGCCACCCGCTCCTGGCTGCCGTCCTGGTCGGGTCTGCTCGATGCCGTGCGTGGACTGGTCGGGCGCCCGGCGCCGGCAGGGCCGGAACCGGCCCGGCGTCCCGCCTCCGGCCCCGAGCCGGCCCATCGGAGCCATCCCCGTAGGCTGTCCCCGTGA